From the Actinopolymorpha singaporensis genome, the window CACCTCGTCCCACTCCCCTTCGATGTTGGTGAACATCGCGTTGGTCTCGTTCGGGAGGCCGGACTCGCGGACGACCCGGACGGCCTCGGCGACCGCCTCGCTCACGCTGCCGTCGTCGGCTCCGCTGGTGGGACTGATGCTGAAGGCCACAATCATGGGTCCTACTTTTCCCTACGCGGAACCTGCCGGATCAGCCCCTCCTGGACAACGGAGGCGACCAGCGAGCCGTCCGGGGTGAACAACCGCCCGGTGGCCAGGCCGCGCGAGTCCGCCGCCGACGGGGAGACCTGGTCGTAGAGCAGCCAGTCGTCGGCCCGGAAGGCTCGGTGGAACCAGATCGCGTGGTCCAGCGACACGGTCTGCAGGTCGGGTGCGCCGATGTGGGTGCCGTGCGGGACCAGTGTGGCGCCGAGCAGAGTGAGGTCGCTGGCGTACGCGAGCACGCAACTGTGCAGCACCGGGTCGTCGGGCAGCGTGCCTGCGGCCCGCAGCCACACCCGGGCGCGGGCCGGGTGCTCGGGGTCGGCGGGTACGCCGCCGCGTGCTGAGTCGCCGGCGTACCTCACGTCCAGCGCGGCCCACTCCTCCGCCCAGGCGGCACTGGGCCGGCCGGACACCTTCTCCAGCACCTCGCCCAGGGTCGGGCACCGCTCCGGGTCGGGTACGTCCGGCATGGCGTCCTGGTGCTCGTAGCCGGGCTCGGGCACGTGGAACGACGCGCTCATGTAGAAGATCGTCCGGCCGTGCTGGCGGGCCACCACCCGGCGGGTGCTGAACGACCGGCCGTCGCGGGTGCACTCGACGTCGTAGACGATCGGGACGCTGGTGTCGCCCGGGCGCAGGAAGTACGCGTGCAGCGAGTGCACCATCCGGTCGGGTCCCATGGTGCGGCTGGCCGCCACCAGAGCCTGGCCCGCGACCTGGCCACCGAAGACCCGCTGGAGCCTGGTTTCGGGCTGCCGGCCGCGGAAGAGGTTGTCCTCGATCTTCTCGAGGTCGAGGAGGTCGCGGAGTTCGTCGAGGGATCGAGGCACGGCCACATCGTGCCAGTTGGCCGAGGCGTGCTCCCACCTCGGGCGGCCGGGGAGGGCCGGCCGGTCGGACCGGAGGGGCGCAGGAGTCGCGGCCGCGAAGGCTCGGGGGGTCAGCGGGGCCCGGAGGTAGCCGCCACCAGCCACCGTACGCGTTCGCGCAGGTCGGCGAAGTGGTTCAGCAACGCCTGCCGGGCCGGCGCCGGGTCGCCCGAACGCAGCGCCTCCACCACTCGGCGGTGCCCCTGGACCACCCGGACGCGGTCGACCGGCGTCTGTTCCAGCTCGTCGGCCACCTGGTGGTAGATGTCCCAGAACACCGAGATCAGCTGGGTGGCGAGCTCGTTGGCCACCGATGCGTACAGCGCCTCGTGGAAGCGCTGGTCGGCGGCGGCGAGATCGCCCTTGTCCATCTCCTCGACCGCGCGGTCCAGGGACGCCAGCTGGGCCTCGTCGACCCTGGTGGCGACCTGTTCGATCAGGCCGAGCTCGAGGAGTTCGCGGACCTCCACCAGGTCGGCGAGTGCGCCGGGGTCGTCGCGCACCCGCAGCCGCGTACGGAACAGCAGGCCGGGCGTCACCGCGGTCATCGGGGCGGTTCCCACGAACGTGCCGTAGCCGTGCCGGATGTCCACGATGCCCAGCGTGTGCAACGCACGTAGGGCCTCGCGCACGGAGTTGCGGCTCACGCCGAGCGTGTCGACCAAAGCCGGTTCGGCCGGGAGCGGCGAACCTGCCGGCAGGCCCTGCTCGAGGATCAGGTCGACGATGCGCTCCTCGAGATGCCTGCGCCGGCCGCTGTCCGCCATGGAGTACTCAGCCTTTCGGATCGGAACGAACGTCGGCTAGCGTAGCGCCCGGCCGTTCAGACATCCCACGTCCTATGTCTACAGGAGTCCTGTGCCCGCCACCCAGCCCTCACCACCCAGCCAGCCCCTGCCTGTCCAGAGCTCACCGCCCGTCCCGGGCGGCGTGATCCCCCCTGTGTGCACCCCGCTCACCACGGACCGCGAACTCGATCTCGCCTCCCTCGAACGCCTCTGCGGCTTCCTGCTCGACGCCGGCGTCGCCGGCCTGTTCGTGGGTGGGTCGACCGGCGAGACGGCCTACCTCACCGACGACCGCCGTACCCGCGTGCTGGCCGCGGTCGCCGGCATCGTCGCCGGCCAGGTCCCGGTGGTCGCCGGCACCATCGACCTGACCACCGACCGGGTGCTCGGCCACGCCCGCGCCGCGGCCCGTCTCGGCGCCGACGCCCTGGTCGCCACCGCGCCGTTCTACGCGCCCACCCATCCGGCCGAGATCGCGGTCCACTTCCGGTCCGTCCGCGAGGCGGTGGACCTGCCGCTGCTGGCATACGACATCCCGAGTGCGGTGCACACCAAGCTGCCCACCGACCTGGTGGCCGAACTCGCCGCGGACGGCGTACTGGCCGGCCTGAAGGACTCCAGCGGTGACGTCGACGGCTTCCGGGCAGCGTGTGCCGCCACCGCGCGGGTGCCGGGCTTCGTCGCGTTCACCGGCTCGGAGACTCACGCCGACCTCGCCCTGCTGGCCGGCGGGGCCGGCATCGTCCCCGGGCTGGGCAACGTCGACCCGCACGGGTACGTCCGGCTGTACGACGCGGCCCGCCGCGGTGACTGGGCGGCCGCGACCGCCGAGCAGGAACGCCTCCGCGCGCTGTTCGCGATGATCGGCGTCGGCGACCCTGCGCGGATGGGGCGGTACTCCTCCGCGATCGGGGCGTTCAAGGCCGCACTCGTCCACCGCGGCGTGATCACCTCCGGCGCCACGAGCCGGCCGATGATCGGGCTGAACGACACCGAGAACGCCGCCGTGCTCGGCCACCTCGAGCGCGCCGGCCTGTGCTGAACACCGACGACGGCGCCGAGGGAAACGACAGTGCCGCATACCACTGCGCCGGAAGAAGCGACGGTCTTCGAGGCCGGGACCGACGGCTACCACACGTTCCGGATCCCGGCGCTCCTGCCCGCGGGCGACGGGACACTCCTGGCGTTCGCCGAGGGCCGGCGGGACGGAGCCGGCGACGCCGGCCGTATCGACCTCGTACTCCGCCGGTCGGGCGACGGAGGCCGCACGTGGAGTCCGCTGACGGTCGTCGGGACCGGCCCCGAGCTCACGGTCGGAAACCCCAGCCCCGTGGTGGATCCGGCCACCGGTGACGTCGTCGTGCTCAGCACCTGCGCGGCCGCGGACGCGAGCGAGGATCGGATCCTCGCCGGCCGGGTCGGGCCGCGTGAAGGGCGCAGGGTACGCGTTCAGCGCAGCACCGACGCCGGCCGCACCTGGAGCGCTCCGGTCGACGTCACCGAGACGACGAAGCGCGCGGACTGGCGGTGGTACGCCACCGGACCAGGACACGGGCTGGCGCTGCGGTCGGGGCCGTTCGCCGGTCGCCTCGTCGTACCGGCGAACCACTCCGCGCCCGGCACCGGCTACGGCGGGCACCTGTTGCTCAGCGACGACGGTGGCCGGTCATGGCGGATCGGCGCGGTCGATCCCGGCACCCCCGGCACCCCAGGCGGCTCGGGCGGCTCGGGCGGCTCGGGCGGCTCGGGCGGCGAGGAGATCAGGCCGAACGAGACCGCCGTCACCGAACTCCCCGGCGGCCGGGTCTACGCCGCCACCCGCAACCAGGCCGCCGGTGCGCGAGCGGCCCGGGCGCACGCGTGGAGTTCGTCCGGCGGAGAGGAGTTCGACCGGCCGTACGCCCCGGTGAGCGGCCTGGTCGCACCGGTCGTGCAGTGCTCGGTGCTGGCGATCCCGGACGTGCTGGTGTTCGCCGGCCCGGACGACGTACGCGAGCGGCGCAACCTCACCTTGCGGGTGAGCGCCGACGCGGGCCACACCTGGGCGCGTTCGCTGGTGGTGTGGCCCGGGCCGGCGGCCTACTCCGACCTCGCCCACCTCGGCAGCGGCGCCGGCACCCGGCAAGGCGCCGGGATCGGAGTGCTGCACGAGGCGGGCGAGCGGTCGGCGTACGAGCGCATCAGGTTCGTCCGCGTGCCCGTCCGGGACCTGCGAGGGTCCGCTTGACGGGTCAGCCGGTGGCGACCGGGCTGCCGGGCTTCAGGTCCGCCGGCGTCAGCGCGCCCTCGCCGAACACCAGGGAGTACTCCTCGCGCCCCTTCGTGTGCTGGGTCCGCGCGTCCATGTAACAGACGCTGAAGGCCCGCCGGGGAATGTCGGTGGCGTTGACGTCGGAGGAGTGCACCAGCCAGTTGTGCAGCAGGACTGCCTCACCGGGCTGGAGTTCGAGGTGGTGCACCTTCTCCGGCAGGCAGTACTCCTTCGCCTGCTCCTCGGTGAGGAAGCCGGAGCCGTGCTCGGGGTTGATCAGGCCGAGCTTGTGGCTGCCCGGGATCACCTGGACGCAGCCGTTGGCGACCGTCGCCGGGTCGAGCGCGGTCCACACGGTGATCAGCGGGTCGCGGTCGAGGAACGCCCAGCGGTCCTGGTGCCAGGGCAGGAAAGTGCCTTGGCGGGCCGGCTTGTTCATGAACATCGCCCGGAACGCCGAGACCGGGACGTCGCCGTAGGTCTGCCGGCAGATCTCCTCGAACAGCGGCCGCTGCAGGTACGACAGGAACAGCGGGTCGAACTCGAGGTCCTGGATCTTGCGGTAGTCCAGCGTCGCGCCCTTCCAGCCCTTGGACTGCTTGCCGGCGTCGGCGTACGCGCCGTTGCGGCTGTCGAGCTGCATGAGCAGTCGGTCGTAGTCGATGGCGGCCCGGCCGAGCATGATGTCGTCGATGCGGTCGCGCAGTCCGGACAGGTCGTCGTCGGACAACACGCGGCCGAGGACGACGTAGCCGTTCTCCTCGTAGAAGTCCCACTGCTCCGCGGTGACCGTGGTGACCAGGTCAGTCATTGCACTCCTTGGCTTCGTTCCGGTTCTCCGGCACTGCGGTCACGCTAGGTTCGCATCGCCCTGGACGGAATGGATGCGCTGAACGCCGGGATGGACGATCTGAACCTCGGCCGCACTCGGACAGGTCGCCTGCACCCGCTCAGCCGGACTGGCTCACCGGGTCGAGATGGCGGCGGTACTCCGACGGGCTGCGGCCGAACCTCGCCCGGAACGCCCGGCTGAAGTAGTACGGATCGTCGTAGCCGACCTCCCTGGCCACCGCCCGGATCGTCAGCTGCCGGTCGGTCAGCATCGCGGCGGCGCGATCCAGCCGCAGCCGGGTGAGGTACTGCAGCGGCGTGACGCCGAGCACCCGGCCGAAGACGCGGTTCAGGTGCTGCCCGCTGAAACCGAACCTGCCGGCGAGATCGTCCAGGGTGGTCCGCCGCCCGATCCGCTGGGTGAGCTCGTCCAGCACCCAGGCGACCACCGGGTCGACCGGGCGGGGCCGCAGCAGGCCGAGCTCGGCGTCGTGCACCAGCAGCTCCAGGGTGACCAGCTGGGCCCAGGCCGGCAGCGTGAGGCGCGTCAGCCGGGCGTCGCGGTCCCACTCGGCCACCGCCGAACGAAGGTGCCCGGCCAGGCGGGTGCCGGGCCGTACCCTCCGCACGCGGGGAGGGCGCAGCAGGTCGAAGACGTCCTGGCCGCCTGCCAGCGTGGCCTCCACGTGCAGCGAGCCGATCACCACGTGACGGCTCACCGGCGAGGCATGGTGCGGCAGGCCGGGCGGGACCACCAGCAGGTCACCGGCGGCCAGCGGCACAAGTTCGTCACCGAGGACCCAGGTCACCCTGCCCTGCCGCAGGAAGATCAGGTTGTAGTCGGGCACCGTGCGCCGCTCGAGCGTGTAGCCGTTGTCCCGGACCTGCCGGGAGCCCATGGCCCCCACGGCCCGAATCTGCGCGTTCGCCAGTACGAAGTCCAGCAGAGGCGGGGTGACGCGCGGATCGTCCGGATCGCGCGGGTCACGCGGGTCGTACGGGTCCCCGGTGCTCATGCCGCGTCCGTTCCTCGCCGGTGGCGCCGCTCGGGGGTGGTCGGTGATTGACTGACCGCTGTCGAGTACGAGGAGAAGCCGATGTGCCGAAGCATCAAGACCCTGCGGGCGCCGTACGTCGAGTCCGCCACGCCCACCGACGTGCACGCCGCCGCGCTGCAGTACGTCCGGAAGATCTCCGGGTTCCGCGCCCCGGCCGCACACAACGCCGAGGCCTTCGACGCCGCGGTGGAGGCGGTCGCCCGGGCGACCCAGGACCTGCTGGACGGGCTGGTCGTCCGCGGCCGGGCCTGAGTCCGGGCGTCAGGACTGCGGGTCACCGCCCGAACGCCCCGAACGTCCGGGCTTCGAACTCCTCGATCCGGGCCCGGGTCGGCATGGAGGTGCTCGCGCCCTCCTGACCCACCGACAGCGCGGCCGCGGCGGTCGCCCACCGCAGGGCCTGCCCCATCGGCCGGCCCTCGCCGAGCGCGACCGCGAGCGTTCCCACGAAGGTGTCGCCGGCCGCGGTGGTGTCGCGCACCTGAACCGACGGCGCGGGCACGTGCTCACCGGCTCCGTCGCGGCGTAGCCAGCGCGCGCCGTCCGCGCCGAGGGTGACCACTACCTCGGGCACCAGCTCAGCAAGCGCGTGCGCGGCGGAGTTCACGTCGTCCTTCCCGGTCAGCACGAGCGCCTCGGACTCGTTGGGCACGAGCAGGTCGACACACTTCAGCAGCTCCGCCGGCAAGGGCTGGGCCGGCGCCGGTGTCAGGACTACCTTGACACCGCGTTCCCGTGCCGCCTTCGCGCCCGCGAGCACCGCGTCCAGTGGCAACTCCAGCTGGAGCAGGAGGAGCTGCGCACCGGTCAACGCCTCGTCCAGTCCGTAGGCCAGGCCGTGCACCGTGCCGTTGGCGCCGGGTACGACCACGATGGAGTTCTCGCCGCCGTCCTCGACCAGGATGTGTGCGGTGCCGGTGGTCTCGGCCACGTTCGCCAGCGCACGGGTGTCCACGCCGGCGTCGTCGAGCACCGCACGCAACTGCCGGCCGTAGGGATCGTCGCCGACCGAGCCGACCATCGCGACGTCGCCGCCCGCGCGCGCGGCCGCGATGGCCTGGTTGGCGCCCTTGCCGCCGGGCACGGTGACGAACCGCCGACCGGCGACCGTCTCCCCAAGCTCCGGTGCGCGTTCGGCGAACACCACCAGGTCCATGTTGGCGCTGCCGAGCACACACACCCGGGCCCTGCCCATCCGGCCTCCCCGCGCGACCACAGCCGGTCGCTTCGCTGCCGAGCCTTGCCGCTCGCCGTCGGTGCACACCATTCTGGTGGTGGCACCCACCGCGGGAAACCCGTGCGTCCGGGAGTGCCCGTCTCTTGGCCAACGGAGGAGCCGACATGGCGACCGCCTCGACCAGCTCGTCCCTCGCGACCGCGGAGCTCCCGCCGCTGCGCGCCCAGGACCGCACCCTGCAACCGAGTCCGGACGCGCTCGGCCCGCTGCGGCGCTCCGACGACGCGGTGGACGACCCGGACGAACTCTGGCGCCGCCTGGACGCCGACGGCTACCTCTACCTCCCCGGATACCTCGACCGGGAGGAAGTGCTCGCCGCCCGGCGCGACATTGCGACCTCGCTGGCCGCCGAGGGCATCCTCGACCCCGGCGCCGACCCGATGCTCGCCGTGCCCGGTCCGAGCGAGCACAACCGCATCTTCGACGACCTGGCCAAGGCGAGCGGGCCACTACAGCGGGTGCTCTACGCGGGCGCGATGGTCCGGCTGTACGAGCGGATGTTCGGCGAGCCGGTGCGCCACTACGACTACACCTGGCTGCGGGCGGTCCGCCCTGGCCGGGGCACGGCGCCGCACGGCGACAGCGTTTTCATGAACCGCGGTACGCCGAACCTCCTCACCGCCTGGGTGCCCCTCGGTGACGTCGACCTGCGGCTCGGCGGTCTGATGCTGCTGGAGGGGTCGAACCGGCTGGAGAGCGTACGGCGCGACTACCACACCCGCGACGTCGACGCCTTCTGCGAGAGCGACGAGCAGGCGGCCGAACTCGCGCGGGAGGGACGCTGGGGCTGGAACGGCGTCTTCTCCCCCGACCCGGTTGCGCTGCGCGCCGACCTCGGCCTGCGCTGGGTCACCGGGGAGTACGCCGCGGGCGACGTGGTGACGTTCCCGATGTACACGCTGCACGGGAGCCTGGACAACACCTCGACCCGCGTCCGGCTCTCCTGCGACCTGCGCTATCAGCGGGCGAGCGAGCCCGCCGACCCGCGCTGGGTGGGCGCCAGCCCGACGGCGCACGGTCCGGCCAGCAAGCGCGGCCTGATCTGCTGAACGGCCTGCGGCGCCGTAACTCTCAGCCGCGCTCGGCGGCCTGGTCGGCGCCGAGCTCGCGCGGCGCCTGGGGGAAGTGCATCCGTGCGTGCGAGGCGATCCGGTGCATCAGCATCGCGTCGAAGGCGCCGCCCACGACGCCGCCCACCACCGGCACCCCGCGGCCCAGCCGGGCCAGGCTCTTCTGGCCGACCTGGGCGAACAACCGGAACGCCACCGCCTTGTTGACCATCATCAGCGCGGCCGGGGACACGCCCTGCAGGGCGGCCGCGGCGATGCCGTTCACGCCGATCCCGGCCCTGGACAACACCGTGCTGGAGTCGTTGCCGGTGAGGGTGAGGAGCACGGTCGTACGGACGGCGTCGTGGCTTATGTCGTGGCCGCGTACCGCGGCGATCGCCGCGACCATCCGGGTGGCCACGACGTAGAAGCCCAGCACGTTGGCGGAGAGCGCGACCGGAAGGGTCAGAAATCCGCCCAGACCGGTGACGAACCCGCCCGCCGCGGCGAGCCTGGTGTGCGTGGCGACG encodes:
- a CDS encoding thiamine-binding protein — its product is MIVAFSISPTSGADDGSVSEAVAEAVRVVRESGLPNETNAMFTNIEGEWDEVMAVVKRAVDVVAATSPRVGLVLKADIRPGHTGELTGKVERVERLLAD
- the tesB gene encoding acyl-CoA thioesterase II, which gives rise to MPRSLDELRDLLDLEKIEDNLFRGRQPETRLQRVFGGQVAGQALVAASRTMGPDRMVHSLHAYFLRPGDTSVPIVYDVECTRDGRSFSTRRVVARQHGRTIFYMSASFHVPEPGYEHQDAMPDVPDPERCPTLGEVLEKVSGRPSAAWAEEWAALDVRYAGDSARGGVPADPEHPARARVWLRAAGTLPDDPVLHSCVLAYASDLTLLGATLVPHGTHIGAPDLQTVSLDHAIWFHRAFRADDWLLYDQVSPSAADSRGLATGRLFTPDGSLVASVVQEGLIRQVPRREK
- a CDS encoding FadR/GntR family transcriptional regulator, whose amino-acid sequence is MADSGRRRHLEERIVDLILEQGLPAGSPLPAEPALVDTLGVSRNSVREALRALHTLGIVDIRHGYGTFVGTAPMTAVTPGLLFRTRLRVRDDPGALADLVEVRELLELGLIEQVATRVDEAQLASLDRAVEEMDKGDLAAADQRFHEALYASVANELATQLISVFWDIYHQVADELEQTPVDRVRVVQGHRRVVEALRSGDPAPARQALLNHFADLRERVRWLVAATSGPR
- a CDS encoding dihydrodipicolinate synthase family protein, whose translation is MIPPVCTPLTTDRELDLASLERLCGFLLDAGVAGLFVGGSTGETAYLTDDRRTRVLAAVAGIVAGQVPVVAGTIDLTTDRVLGHARAAARLGADALVATAPFYAPTHPAEIAVHFRSVREAVDLPLLAYDIPSAVHTKLPTDLVAELAADGVLAGLKDSSGDVDGFRAACAATARVPGFVAFTGSETHADLALLAGGAGIVPGLGNVDPHGYVRLYDAARRGDWAAATAEQERLRALFAMIGVGDPARMGRYSSAIGAFKAALVHRGVITSGATSRPMIGLNDTENAAVLGHLERAGLC
- a CDS encoding sialidase family protein, whose amino-acid sequence is MPHTTAPEEATVFEAGTDGYHTFRIPALLPAGDGTLLAFAEGRRDGAGDAGRIDLVLRRSGDGGRTWSPLTVVGTGPELTVGNPSPVVDPATGDVVVLSTCAAADASEDRILAGRVGPREGRRVRVQRSTDAGRTWSAPVDVTETTKRADWRWYATGPGHGLALRSGPFAGRLVVPANHSAPGTGYGGHLLLSDDGGRSWRIGAVDPGTPGTPGGSGGSGGSGGSGGEEIRPNETAVTELPGGRVYAATRNQAAGARAARAHAWSSSGGEEFDRPYAPVSGLVAPVVQCSVLAIPDVLVFAGPDDVRERRNLTLRVSADAGHTWARSLVVWPGPAAYSDLAHLGSGAGTRQGAGIGVLHEAGERSAYERIRFVRVPVRDLRGSA
- a CDS encoding phytanoyl-CoA dioxygenase family protein, whose amino-acid sequence is MTDLVTTVTAEQWDFYEENGYVVLGRVLSDDDLSGLRDRIDDIMLGRAAIDYDRLLMQLDSRNGAYADAGKQSKGWKGATLDYRKIQDLEFDPLFLSYLQRPLFEEICRQTYGDVPVSAFRAMFMNKPARQGTFLPWHQDRWAFLDRDPLITVWTALDPATVANGCVQVIPGSHKLGLINPEHGSGFLTEEQAKEYCLPEKVHHLELQPGEAVLLHNWLVHSSDVNATDIPRRAFSVCYMDARTQHTKGREEYSLVFGEGALTPADLKPGSPVATG
- a CDS encoding helix-turn-helix transcriptional regulator, with the translated sequence MSTGDPYDPRDPRDPDDPRVTPPLLDFVLANAQIRAVGAMGSRQVRDNGYTLERRTVPDYNLIFLRQGRVTWVLGDELVPLAAGDLLVVPPGLPHHASPVSRHVVIGSLHVEATLAGGQDVFDLLRPPRVRRVRPGTRLAGHLRSAVAEWDRDARLTRLTLPAWAQLVTLELLVHDAELGLLRPRPVDPVVAWVLDELTQRIGRRTTLDDLAGRFGFSGQHLNRVFGRVLGVTPLQYLTRLRLDRAAAMLTDRQLTIRAVAREVGYDDPYYFSRAFRARFGRSPSEYRRHLDPVSQSG
- a CDS encoding DUF2277 domain-containing protein, with the translated sequence MCRSIKTLRAPYVESATPTDVHAAALQYVRKISGFRAPAAHNAEAFDAAVEAVARATQDLLDGLVVRGRA
- the rbsK gene encoding ribokinase, with product MGRARVCVLGSANMDLVVFAERAPELGETVAGRRFVTVPGGKGANQAIAAARAGGDVAMVGSVGDDPYGRQLRAVLDDAGVDTRALANVAETTGTAHILVEDGGENSIVVVPGANGTVHGLAYGLDEALTGAQLLLLQLELPLDAVLAGAKAARERGVKVVLTPAPAQPLPAELLKCVDLLVPNESEALVLTGKDDVNSAAHALAELVPEVVVTLGADGARWLRRDGAGEHVPAPSVQVRDTTAAGDTFVGTLAVALGEGRPMGQALRWATAAAALSVGQEGASTSMPTRARIEEFEARTFGAFGR
- a CDS encoding phytanoyl-CoA dioxygenase family protein; protein product: MATASTSSSLATAELPPLRAQDRTLQPSPDALGPLRRSDDAVDDPDELWRRLDADGYLYLPGYLDREEVLAARRDIATSLAAEGILDPGADPMLAVPGPSEHNRIFDDLAKASGPLQRVLYAGAMVRLYERMFGEPVRHYDYTWLRAVRPGRGTAPHGDSVFMNRGTPNLLTAWVPLGDVDLRLGGLMLLEGSNRLESVRRDYHTRDVDAFCESDEQAAELAREGRWGWNGVFSPDPVALRADLGLRWVTGEYAAGDVVTFPMYTLHGSLDNTSTRVRLSCDLRYQRASEPADPRWVGASPTAHGPASKRGLIC
- a CDS encoding EcsC family protein — its product is MKLLRNSAAGKASDVAVGYLMRAGIDGGGDLASASKAAERALAATDDPEQAIDRIVATHTRLAAAGGFVTGLGGFLTLPVALSANVLGFYVVATRMVAAIAAVRGHDISHDAVRTTVLLTLTGNDSSTVLSRAGIGVNGIAAAALQGVSPAALMMVNKAVAFRLFAQVGQKSLARLGRGVPVVGGVVGGAFDAMLMHRIASHARMHFPQAPRELGADQAAERG